The following coding sequences are from one Beggiatoa alba B18LD window:
- a CDS encoding prepilin-type N-terminal cleavage/methylation domain-containing protein, whose product MLKPSRFTSQYGFTLFEILLVMAIIALAAAIVIPHLNSGKSTLFQAQLREAIAALNYARRSAIIEGTSKVVKFYEGKETEDIDKTPSVNNWVSRGATLQWGGEITTKDKSVYEIVFYPEGGSSGGEIILEYEGMKAKITVNPLTGKIESDFFSDKP is encoded by the coding sequence ATGTTAAAACCCTCTCGTTTTACCAGTCAATATGGATTTACCTTATTTGAAATTCTATTAGTTATGGCAATTATTGCCCTTGCTGCAGCAATTGTAATTCCTCATTTAAATTCAGGTAAGTCAACCTTGTTTCAGGCTCAACTTCGTGAAGCGATTGCCGCTTTAAATTACGCACGACGTTCTGCAATTATTGAAGGGACTTCTAAGGTTGTGAAATTTTATGAAGGAAAAGAAACGGAAGATATAGATAAAACACCCAGTGTGAATAATTGGGTTAGTCGTGGTGCAACATTGCAGTGGGGCGGGGAGATTACCACAAAAGATAAATCCGTGTATGAAATTGTGTTTTATCCTGAAGGGGGAAGTAGTGGCGGAGAAATCATTTTAGAGTATGAAGGTATGAAGGCAAAAATCACGGTGAATCCTTTAACGGGTAAAATTGAATCTGATTTTTTTTCCGATAAGCCATAA
- a CDS encoding J domain-containing protein, which produces MTMRDYYQILEITPDADQEEIKRAYRRLAQKYHPDRSPEANAAQCFQTIQEAYDTLKDPIQRIEYNRTRKVIKPYSFSWLRNQFYAWRRARENDYALKSAEQRVYAQDDDDNSFDYKGLMIGIGLLLFGGIAGAGVHYLWASPTVSTGLTASPALSSSSTAEKTTGSSEYQFALFLIENTNNLDLIDTLERLSQQQQINVFADAQVKAALLHYYDKQYTVTTPEQALQILTKLQVKYPQDNLIAERQQQLQQIVGAAPTLTSSVNGANQLDTKSPPDSSLPVQDNPATPPVLANLATPLPTETSPPTEREAHPTTETTAITTPVPVEPIAEPINTVETADSVITNDANNLVTAPVAMTAITQRLAVCRTHINEQRLTYGQDSALNCYREVLRMDPRNLAARQGIDNLKNSFLSRFDSLLEQQRVDKAKSYIRSLERIDPRLPILKELRLKVVELENKIQAASVLFSETANKCAELIRKLSVGLNLAPHEDVYFKENCH; this is translated from the coding sequence ATGACGATGCGCGATTACTACCAAATTTTAGAAATTACCCCTGATGCAGATCAGGAAGAAATTAAACGGGCTTATCGACGGCTCGCACAAAAATATCATCCAGACCGTAGTCCAGAAGCAAATGCCGCACAATGTTTTCAGACGATTCAAGAAGCTTATGATACTTTAAAAGACCCTATACAACGCATTGAGTACAACCGTACTCGTAAAGTGATTAAACCTTATAGTTTCTCATGGTTACGTAACCAATTTTATGCATGGCGACGGGCGCGAGAAAATGATTATGCATTGAAATCAGCAGAACAGCGTGTCTATGCACAAGATGATGATGATAACTCTTTTGATTATAAAGGGTTAATGATTGGTATTGGTCTGTTGTTATTTGGCGGTATTGCGGGTGCAGGAGTACATTATTTATGGGCATCTCCAACGGTATCAACAGGATTGACTGCATCGCCTGCCTTATCCTCATCATCAACTGCCGAAAAAACGACAGGCTCATCAGAATATCAGTTTGCACTCTTTTTAATTGAAAATACGAATAATTTAGACCTGATAGATACCTTAGAACGGCTCAGTCAGCAACAGCAAATCAATGTGTTTGCTGATGCACAGGTTAAAGCGGCTTTATTGCATTATTACGATAAGCAATATACGGTCACGACTCCTGAGCAAGCATTACAGATATTGACCAAATTACAAGTTAAATATCCGCAAGATAACTTAATTGCAGAGCGGCAACAGCAGTTACAGCAAATTGTTGGGGCAGCACCGACTTTAACAAGTTCTGTCAATGGGGCAAATCAATTAGATACCAAATCCCCCCCTGATTCTTCTTTACCTGTACAAGATAATCCTGCAACTCCGCCTGTTTTAGCGAATTTAGCAACGCCTTTGCCTACTGAGACAAGTCCTCCCACAGAGCGAGAGGCACACCCTACGACAGAGACAACAGCAATAACAACACCAGTTCCTGTAGAACCCATTGCAGAACCAATAAATACAGTAGAAACAGCAGATTCAGTCATTACCAATGATGCTAATAATCTCGTCACTGCACCTGTTGCAATGACAGCAATCACACAACGCTTGGCTGTTTGTCGTACACACATCAATGAACAACGTTTAACCTATGGTCAAGATAGTGCATTGAATTGTTATCGAGAAGTGCTACGAATGGATCCGCGCAATCTTGCTGCACGGCAGGGCATTGACAATTTAAAAAACAGCTTTTTATCCCGTTTTGATAGCTTGCTTGAACAACAACGTGTTGATAAAGCAAAGTCTTATATTAGAAGCCTAGAACGGATTGATCCCCGTCTGCCCATTTTGAAAGAGTTAAGATTAAAAGTGGTTGAGTTAGAAAATAAAATCCAAGCTGCCTCTGTCTTATTTTCTGAAACAGCCAATAAATGTGCAGAATTGATTCGTAAATTATCAGTTGGCTTAAATCTAGCCCCTCATGAAGATGTTTATTTTAAAGAAAATTGTCATTAG
- a CDS encoding OmpA family protein: protein MMQVSSMTYIRLLSLCFFLAGCQTLPKPPQQVVDYPISFEAAVTAVTHQLLGTLAKQQAGNQLIIVLDPFVDANSGDVLEISRSIEEDMIAEGKKYYPSYILDRLTPALLRRAQYVLNGTINLRDYQLSTESATDKYYQLSASLVDLKTGVVIAHAMSWIADADLNYVRTPLYRNSPTFFKDKRVQSQIETAETHEGKSADDEYYSSLDTNALLVEAETAYENTNYTKAHYLFQKAAARSDGQVMKTYLGLYETTRKTEKENVANQEAAFTKLLALSIQETNSLNIRFLFEVNSIEFINNNSIRQQYAEWLRMISRFLQKNSYCFQVVGHSSKTGKADYNLKLSVERAEHVRQLLAVELPSLATQSKAIGKGFSENLVGSGTDDAQDAIDRRVELSIVNCQDFKVTP, encoded by the coding sequence ATGATGCAAGTTTCTTCTATGACGTATATTCGTCTGTTAAGCCTGTGTTTTTTTCTCGCAGGATGTCAAACCCTTCCAAAACCACCACAGCAAGTAGTTGATTATCCAATCAGTTTTGAAGCGGCCGTGACCGCAGTAACACATCAATTATTAGGCACACTTGCAAAACAGCAGGCAGGGAATCAGCTCATCATCGTGCTTGACCCTTTTGTCGATGCAAATAGTGGTGATGTTTTGGAGATAAGCCGTAGTATTGAAGAAGACATGATTGCGGAAGGGAAAAAATATTATCCCAGCTATATTTTAGACCGCCTCACACCTGCTTTATTACGGCGTGCGCAGTATGTTTTAAACGGCACGATTAATTTACGTGATTATCAGTTGAGCACAGAAAGCGCAACAGATAAGTATTATCAGTTGTCTGCAAGTTTGGTGGATTTAAAAACAGGTGTTGTTATTGCCCACGCAATGAGTTGGATTGCAGATGCTGATTTAAATTACGTCAGAACGCCGTTGTATCGGAATAGCCCCACTTTTTTTAAAGATAAACGGGTACAAAGCCAAATCGAAACAGCAGAAACCCATGAGGGTAAATCAGCAGATGATGAGTATTACAGCAGCTTAGATACCAATGCGTTGTTGGTAGAAGCAGAAACCGCCTATGAAAATACGAATTATACTAAAGCGCATTATTTATTTCAGAAAGCGGCAGCACGTAGTGATGGGCAAGTCATGAAAACTTATCTTGGCTTATATGAAACAACGCGCAAAACAGAAAAAGAAAATGTCGCCAATCAAGAAGCCGCATTTACAAAATTACTGGCGTTAAGCATTCAAGAAACCAATAGTTTAAATATTCGATTTTTATTTGAAGTGAATTCAATCGAATTTATTAATAACAATAGCATACGCCAACAGTATGCTGAATGGTTGCGCATGATTAGCCGTTTTTTACAGAAAAATAGTTATTGTTTTCAGGTTGTTGGGCATAGCAGTAAAACAGGAAAAGCTGACTATAATCTTAAGCTCTCTGTAGAACGGGCAGAACATGTGCGTCAATTATTAGCGGTAGAATTACCCAGTTTAGCCACACAATCAAAAGCCATTGGTAAAGGCTTTAGTGAAAATTTAGTCGGCTCTGGCACTGATGATGCGCAGGATGCAATTGATAGACGGGTTGAATTATCGATTGTGAATTGCCAAGACTTTAAAGTAACGCCCTAA
- a CDS encoding glycosyltransferase family 4 protein: MRIAHLESSLHWGGQELRIIEQMLWLRAHGHQVWLIAHSRSAILHEARRYGLSCLPLDIHNAFSLPILWQLYHFLHVQQIELIDTHSSKDSYQACWIKWLTGITVVRSRHVTNPIRHSFVHRLIWQYGNDRVIVTAQTIKAQLVSFGLKSIHAIDVAIAGVDETRFYPQLREKNQALRASLGISTDHWIIANIGMIREDKGQLFFVQACQEIAQHFSNVTFLQIGEATENSQAYKQQVLTAVAHSTYQTHFHFLGYRVNIEDYLSICDVIIIASIATEAQTRLVSQAFLTKTAVVATSTGGLVEMIEHEKTGLLCPAQSAHALAENTMRLLREPSLREQLCLNALQHANQHWTLTQMMNGMLNSYQQAFMSNHKLQLTHAI, encoded by the coding sequence ATGCGTATTGCACATTTAGAAAGTAGTTTGCATTGGGGCGGGCAAGAATTACGCATTATCGAACAGATGTTATGGCTACGTGCGCATGGGCATCAAGTTTGGCTTATTGCACACAGTCGCTCTGCTATTTTGCACGAAGCGCGGCGTTACGGGCTATCCTGCTTACCCTTAGACATTCATAATGCATTTAGCCTACCGATATTATGGCAGCTATATCATTTTCTACATGTGCAACAGATTGAATTAATTGATACACACAGCTCTAAAGACAGTTATCAAGCCTGTTGGATTAAGTGGCTAACAGGCATTACTGTTGTACGCTCTCGTCATGTCACTAACCCAATTCGCCACAGTTTTGTACATCGTTTAATTTGGCAGTATGGTAATGACCGTGTGATAGTGACCGCACAGACAATTAAGGCGCAATTAGTCTCTTTTGGCTTAAAGTCTATCCATGCCATTGATGTTGCTATTGCAGGCGTGGATGAAACCCGTTTCTATCCGCAATTACGAGAAAAAAACCAAGCACTACGTGCAAGTTTAGGAATTTCCACAGACCATTGGATTATTGCCAATATCGGGATGATACGCGAAGACAAGGGACAACTCTTTTTTGTTCAAGCCTGTCAAGAAATTGCGCAACACTTTTCTAATGTCACTTTTTTACAAATTGGAGAAGCGACCGAAAACTCTCAAGCGTATAAACAACAAGTCTTAACAGCCGTTGCTCACTCTACGTATCAAACACATTTCCACTTTCTAGGATATCGCGTCAATATTGAAGATTATTTAAGCATTTGTGACGTTATTATCATTGCCTCTATCGCAACAGAAGCACAAACACGCCTTGTTTCTCAAGCATTTCTAACAAAAACAGCCGTTGTTGCGACCTCAACAGGGGGATTAGTAGAGATGATAGAACATGAAAAAACAGGCTTGTTATGTCCTGCACAATCAGCACATGCGCTTGCAGAAAATACCATGCGCTTGTTACGAGAACCCAGTTTGCGGGAACAACTCTGTCTAAATGCGTTACAACATGCCAATCAACATTGGACATTAACGCAAATGATGAACGGCATGTTAAACAGCTATCAACAAGCATTTATGAGTAATCATAAATTGCAACTCACACACGCAATTTAA
- the mlaD gene encoding outer membrane lipid asymmetry maintenance protein MlaD — translation MYSRTLEIWVGVFVMLGFLALLLLTLKVSNLGSLYNDAGYLVTAKFQNIGGLKVKAPVKVSGVTIGRVTDIRFDNNTYKAIATLRIEPQFDKLPADTSASIFTSGLLGEQYIGLEPGGDVEYLHSNSEIYLTQSAMVLEQLIGQFLYRSAANGVENSEKK, via the coding sequence ATGTATTCAAGAACATTAGAAATTTGGGTTGGCGTTTTTGTGATGTTAGGCTTTCTTGCCTTATTACTCTTAACCTTAAAAGTGAGTAACTTAGGCTCGTTATACAATGATGCGGGTTATTTAGTAACCGCAAAGTTCCAAAATATTGGCGGTTTAAAAGTCAAAGCCCCTGTAAAAGTCAGCGGTGTTACCATTGGGCGCGTGACAGACATCCGCTTTGATAATAACACATATAAAGCGATTGCTACGTTACGCATAGAACCCCAGTTCGACAAGTTACCCGCTGATACATCCGCCAGTATTTTCACCTCTGGTTTATTAGGCGAACAATATATTGGTTTAGAACCTGGTGGCGATGTTGAGTATTTACACAGTAATAGTGAAATTTACCTTACACAATCTGCAATGGTGTTAGAACAACTCATCGGGCAATTCTTATATCGAAGTGCTGCAAACGGCGTTGAAAATAGTGAGAAGAAATAA
- the mutL gene encoding DNA mismatch repair endonuclease MutL: protein MMNTTDLSDIPSIALLPLPVANQIAAGEVIERPASVVKELLENSVDAGADHIDIEIEKGGVGLIRIRDNGCGIRATELELAVSRHATNKIRTLTDLEQLHSLGFRGEALASIASVSQFAMHSRFYSAEHGYSLLLNTFSQIPTIEPVPHPVGTTVEVRELFYNTPARRKFLRAEKTEFGHIQEVVKRLALSRFNVSFTLQHHAKTVLTLKKTTDEASRLLRIGQLCGTEFMQNALTVQYENQMIRLSGWISPPSYARGQADQQYFFVNGRVVRDKLVSHAIRAAYQDVLYSGRHPCYVLYLEIAPHEVDVNVHPTKHEVRFVQQGWIHHFLASSLQQTLGQTRPSNSVNIADHLDNTATTFARPHLDNRPSPQYQPALAIAPTPELTVQESQQFYQVLHQAKLQTTTETQAPPESVIPPLGYARAQLHGIFIIAENAQGLVLVDMHAAHERITYERMKTAWETHRLTAQYLLVPVTVFISETDADQLDTFHETLLRLGFEITRAGRESLLVRQVPQLLIQADIALLVQALLSDLIRFGSSAVLDTHIHEIFATMACHHSVRANRQLSLSEMNALLRDMEATERSNQCNHGRPTWVQLSLKELDSLFLRGR from the coding sequence ATGATGAATACGACCGACTTATCAGATATTCCTTCTATTGCCTTATTACCGTTACCTGTTGCTAATCAGATTGCTGCGGGTGAGGTGATTGAGCGACCTGCGTCTGTGGTTAAAGAGTTATTAGAAAACAGTGTGGATGCAGGGGCTGACCATATTGATATAGAGATAGAAAAAGGTGGCGTTGGTTTAATTCGTATTCGTGATAATGGGTGTGGGATTCGTGCGACTGAATTAGAACTGGCAGTGAGTCGTCATGCAACCAATAAAATTAGAACCTTAACCGATTTAGAGCAATTGCATAGTTTAGGGTTTCGTGGAGAAGCACTTGCGAGTATTGCGTCAGTCTCACAATTTGCAATGCATTCTCGTTTTTATAGTGCAGAACATGGCTATAGTTTATTGCTCAATACGTTTAGTCAAATACCAACAATAGAACCCGTTCCCCATCCTGTCGGCACAACGGTTGAAGTGCGCGAATTGTTTTATAACACGCCTGCTCGTCGTAAATTTCTACGCGCTGAAAAAACAGAATTTGGGCATATTCAAGAAGTCGTAAAACGCCTTGCATTGAGTCGCTTTAACGTCAGCTTTACCCTGCAACATCATGCTAAAACGGTACTTACCTTAAAAAAAACGACCGATGAAGCCAGCCGTTTATTGCGTATTGGGCAATTATGCGGGACTGAATTCATGCAAAACGCCTTAACCGTGCAATATGAAAACCAGATGATTCGTTTATCAGGCTGGATAAGTCCGCCCAGTTATGCACGGGGACAAGCTGACCAGCAATATTTTTTTGTAAATGGGCGGGTTGTGCGGGATAAATTGGTGAGTCATGCCATTCGCGCTGCTTATCAAGATGTGCTTTACAGTGGACGACACCCTTGTTACGTTTTATATTTGGAAATAGCCCCACATGAAGTCGATGTGAATGTTCATCCAACGAAACATGAAGTGCGTTTTGTGCAACAAGGTTGGATACATCATTTTTTAGCCAGCAGTTTGCAACAAACCTTAGGGCAAACACGCCCGAGTAATTCCGTGAATATTGCTGACCATTTAGACAATACGGCAACAACATTTGCACGTCCACATTTAGATAATCGCCCTTCTCCCCAGTATCAGCCAGCCTTAGCAATTGCGCCTACCCCCGAATTGACTGTACAAGAAAGCCAACAGTTTTATCAGGTTTTGCATCAAGCTAAACTGCAAACAACAACAGAGACCCAAGCCCCTCCCGAGTCAGTAATTCCCCCTTTAGGCTATGCAAGAGCACAGTTACATGGGATTTTTATTATTGCGGAGAATGCACAGGGGCTTGTGTTAGTGGATATGCACGCAGCCCATGAGCGAATCACTTATGAACGCATGAAAACTGCATGGGAAACACACCGTTTAACAGCACAATATTTATTAGTCCCTGTTACCGTTTTCATCAGTGAAACCGATGCAGACCAATTGGATACTTTTCATGAAACCCTATTGCGTTTAGGCTTTGAAATCACACGTGCAGGACGGGAAAGTTTATTAGTACGTCAAGTACCGCAACTCTTGATACAAGCGGATATTGCGTTATTGGTACAAGCATTACTCAGTGATTTAATTCGTTTTGGTAGCAGTGCGGTTTTAGATACGCACATTCATGAGATTTTTGCCACAATGGCATGTCATCATTCAGTACGTGCTAATCGTCAACTGAGTTTAAGCGAAATGAACGCATTATTACGTGATATGGAAGCCACTGAACGCAGTAATCAATGTAATCATGGTCGCCCAACATGGGTACAATTGAGTTTAAAAGAATTAGACAGTTTATTTTTACGCGGGCGGTAA
- a CDS encoding nucleotidyltransferase family protein, whose translation MHITGILLAAGQSQRFGSPKLRHILPQQQLPLILASAQILQPWVKQLLVVVRPDDIELQRLLTIAGYTYVICEASTLGMGHSLACGVQASATADAWLVALADMPFIQAQTIQRLVTHLENGVALVAPYYRGKRGHPVGFAHQFYTPLSQLTGDSGARAIIEAHITTLLPLHGDDKGILQDIDTIDDLPPA comes from the coding sequence ATGCATATTACAGGTATTCTGTTAGCCGCTGGTCAAAGCCAACGCTTTGGTAGTCCCAAATTACGTCATATTCTGCCGCAACAACAACTGCCCTTGATATTAGCCAGTGCGCAAATATTGCAACCATGGGTTAAACAATTATTGGTTGTTGTACGTCCTGATGATATTGAATTACAAAGATTATTAACAATAGCAGGTTATACTTATGTCATTTGTGAAGCGTCAACGCTTGGCATGGGACACAGTTTAGCGTGTGGCGTACAAGCCAGTGCAACGGCTGATGCATGGTTAGTCGCCTTAGCTGACATGCCTTTTATTCAAGCACAAACAATCCAACGTTTAGTGACACATTTAGAAAATGGTGTTGCCTTAGTTGCCCCCTATTATCGTGGGAAACGTGGGCATCCTGTTGGGTTTGCTCATCAATTTTATACGCCACTCAGTCAATTAACAGGGGATAGCGGTGCGCGGGCAATTATTGAAGCCCATATAACAACACTGCTACCCTTACATGGTGATGATAAAGGCATTTTACAGGATATTGATACGATTGATGATTTACCGCCCGCGTAA
- a CDS encoding chemotaxis protein CheW, whose protein sequence is MSLNENVVRSLLIPISSGNFLLPSTLVAEVTPYTNPTPVAETQPDWLLGTVLWREQKVPVLSINTALSLPAIDLSENYRIVVLYGLEAPQMLPFYAFLATDIPQALSIKPENLLNPYEEKRKGLVYGIQLADNERLESAWLPDVAYLEGLIKKSLPLLLAR, encoded by the coding sequence ATGTCACTGAATGAAAATGTTGTACGCAGTTTACTCATACCTATTAGTAGTGGTAATTTTTTATTACCAAGCACATTAGTTGCTGAAGTAACGCCCTATACTAACCCAACCCCTGTTGCAGAAACGCAACCCGATTGGTTATTAGGAACTGTGTTATGGCGTGAGCAAAAAGTACCTGTTCTTTCCATTAATACGGCGTTGTCGTTACCCGCTATTGATTTATCTGAAAACTATCGTATTGTTGTACTGTATGGGCTAGAAGCGCCACAAATGTTGCCTTTCTATGCCTTTCTCGCAACAGATATTCCTCAAGCGTTGTCTATTAAACCTGAAAATTTATTAAATCCTTACGAAGAAAAACGTAAAGGTTTAGTCTATGGTATTCAACTTGCTGATAATGAACGCTTAGAAAGCGCGTGGTTACCAGATGTTGCCTATTTAGAAGGGTTGATTAAAAAATCTTTACCGCTATTACTAGCCCGTTAA